A region of the Ranitomeya variabilis isolate aRanVar5 chromosome 5, aRanVar5.hap1, whole genome shotgun sequence genome:
ATAGTTGGAATATACATACaagtagtgtggcggcagcaggagtcaggagtgtcccggtccgacactgcagggcgatgatcaGTCCCTTGCCAGGCTGGTGCAGAAGGTGGTACAGGAAGGGGGGGGGGTGCAGCTCCGcaagcattttgtgaaagcctgcatatccattgctgtgatgtggtggccttcaggaaaatggccactgggggcaGCACCTGCTCAGACAGATCTTGGCAACAGGGCCTCCTGGCTTTCTAGAAATGCAGGCGCTCCCTGTAAGcagaattcagactgtaagatgggcccccatttgacacattatttttttttttttccccctactttCCTTCTGAAAAAATTTTGGGTGAGTCTtaaagtctgaaaaatacggtaaatttcACAGCCCAATAGAATTTCTATTCCCAGTATCCTAGTGTTGAAATGCAATACAAACCTTCTATTTCTCTCCCAGGAAAGTGATGAACCCATGGCTCACATCCACTTCACTGCAGAAGGAGAAGTCACTTTCAAGTCCATCTTGTTTATCCCCGCCAGTGCCCCACGAGGACTGTTTGATGAATATGGATCAAAGAAGAGTGACTTCATTAAGGTaggttttaatttttaaaatggacCGTGTTAAAGTGTTTGTTTTACTAGACCCTGAAGAGATGGTAATTTTTCTAAATGTCAATTTTATTTTCAGCTTTTTGTCAGAAGAGTCTTTATCACTGATGACTTCCATGACATGATGCCCAAATACTTGAACTTTGTCAAGGGAGTTGTAAGTtgaattttgtattttatttttctctAATGTTAGTTTTGCACGTCCTTGAAACTGTGCTCAGACTGGAATACCCCAGCCAGACTGCTGTTTCCTGACCTGAGTGAACTGTCCCCATAGGCATATAAGAAGCAGTTGCTTTGGGTCAGGCTGGGTTTTCAGCTCCAAGTAGTCTGTTTCACGGATGGGGAAACTTTCCTAACCTAGCCATCCACACTTGCCCCTCAATTTCTAAAAATCTGAATTTTTAATCCAACAGGTTGATTCTGATGACTTGCCTCTCAATGTATCCAGAGAAACATTACAACAGCATAAACTTCTAAAGGTTTGTATTTAGTTGTTGTTTTTGTTTGACTCTAGATCATTAAGCATCCATAATAGTATAGATTACCAAAATAAATGAAGACCAATATGAAATATCTAAGTGGCTATGATATACCATTAAATAAAATCGCACTATTTCCTACGTTCTGTACAAAATAAGTCATGTAGACGAGGCAAGTAGCCCTACTAAAATGTACTGTATATTATCGGTGTGGAACATGATCTCTGCAGACAGTGCATACAAATGAGCTAAACTTGTAATTCAAAAACAGTTGTCCAGTTTTCTGAAGCCTTGCATATCATATCACAATTAACTTTTTAATGTGCTCTTTATCAAGGTTATAAGAAAGAAACTAATACGTAAGACCTTAGATATGATCAAGAAAATCGCAGAAGACAAGTACAATGATAAATTCTGGAAGGAATTTGGTACCAATGTTAAACTTGGTGTGATTGAAGACCATTCTAACCGAACCAGACTGGCCAAGCTTCTCAGATTCCAGTCTTCCAACCACAAGACAGAGTTGACCAGCTTGGAGCAGTATGTGGAAAGAATGAAGGAGAAACGAGATAAAATTTACTTTATGGCTGGAACAAGCCGGCAGGAGGTGAGATGTGCAGTCCTGAATTTCCCTTCATATTGCAGTTGGGATGGATATGGAGGTCACTCTGCCTTTGTTTCTTAGGTGGAGAGTTCTCCATTTGTTGAGCGTCTTCTGAAGAAGGGTTACGAGGTTGTCTTCCTCATTGAGCCTGTGGATGAGTACTGCATTCAGGCATTACCAGAGTTTGATGGCAAGAGGTTCCAGAACGTTGCCAAAGAAGGGCTGAAGTTTGATGAAAGTGAAAAGGCAAAAGAAACCCGTGAAGCTTTGGAGAAGGAATATGAGCCTTTGTTAACATGGATGAAGGAAAAATCTCTTAAAGATCAGGTAGACTTCGTACTTTGGCACATTTTGTTAAATTGATTATTTGTGGAAGGAAGCCCAACTTTATTTTTCCCTTTCCTTAAGATTGAAAAGGCAGTTTTATCTCAGCGTTTGACACAATCGCCATGTGCCCTTGTGGCAAGCCAATATGGCTGGTCTGGCAATATGGAGAGGATAATGAAGGCTCAAGCATACCAGACTGGAAAAGACATATCCACTAGGTCAGTCCCTTAATATCTAAAAGGCACGTTCATTGTGTATCAATGGTTTAATCCTTTTCACTTTCTGAATTCAAGCCTGTTGAATGCATGTTCTGGATGATCCTTGCCTGATTTCTGTAATCTTCATTTCAGCTATTACTCAAGCCAGAAGAAGACGCTTGAGGTTAATCCAAGACATCCACTTATTAAAGATATGTTGAGAAGAGTTAAGGTGAGAAGTCTGCTAGAATTGGCATTTCTTCCATGTCTGTCAGATTCCTTCAGAATACAAGGCAATGATTTGACATTTAAAATGTCTTAACACAGATCTACGTGCATGGTAACTTCATTTTTGTCAAATTAGATTACGGAACTGAACCTGGTATTTTAATTACAGGAGAATGAAGATGACCAAACTGTGGGTGACCTTGCAGTTGTACTACTGGAGACTGCAACGTTGCGGTCTGGATATCAATTACCAGACACTAAAGCATACGGAGATAGAATTGAAAGGATGTTGCGGCTAAGCTTAAATATTGACCTTGATGCTAAGGTAATGGCTTTGGAATTTGCATAAAGATTTTTCTTTAGAAATTTAGGTTTTGGTTCCCTAAGCAAACTTAACCCCCCACTACATGTAACATACACTTAGCAGTGTGAATTTGCCATATCCATCAGGAATACTTACATGACCCTTGATCTACGACCTCTTCATGGATGCTATCAGAATGTGGTCAAGACAAAAACTAGGCTAATAATGAAGCATGGCTTCACAAATAAAATGGCACAGAACTTTTAAATGGTGTATAATCTGCAACGGAAGTGACTGTTGTGACAGCAGAGTTGATGCCAAGGGACAGGAGGTGAAACATGAAAAATTGTTAGTTAAGGTATATAGCATTATCCTTAGTTGGTGAACAACCTGTTTAAAGAAGCAGAACTTCGTATCCTACCTCTCCTATTAAGTCCCTTTGTTTGCACTAACATTTTTGTGGTGTTGGAAAAACCATGCACCATTTTTAATTAATATAAGATTCACTGTCAAAACAAGATATATCGAAAAATGTATAGAGCAGTATTAAGTTATAACATGTAAGTAAATATCTTATAGAAACCCAGATAAAAACTACCACTGTCTGACCCATATAGAACAGATATAACACACATGTTCGTAGTAATTCGCCTCATATTAACCCATTTCATGTGTCCACCGGATTACCAGACCTATCATCAAATGTCATACAAAACCAAAACGATGATCAGAGGTCAGATTTCAAAAAGATACATATAAATTTTATTGACAAAGTATTAAaattacttatttatttatatagcaccattgattccatggtgctgtacatgagaaggggttacatacaagttacagatatcatttacagtaaacaaactaacaatgacggactgatacagaggggcgaggtccctgcccttgcgggcttacattctacaggattatggggaaggagacagtaggttgggggttgcaggagctccggtgttggtgaggcggtagcttcggtagtgatgaggaggcagcggggtcagtgcaggctgtaggctttcctgaagagatgagttttcaggttccgtctgaaggatccgaatgtggttgatagtcggatttgTTGGGGCAgagttccagagaatgggggatattcgggagaagtcttggaggcgtttggatgaggagcgaataagtgtggaggagagaaggaggtcttgggaggaccggagattacgtgagggaagatatcgtgagattagttcagagatatatggaggagacaggttatggatggctttgtaggtcagtattagtaatttgaactggatacactgagggaatgggagccagtgaagagatttgcagaggggggaagcagaggagtagcgaggagatggattagtcgggcagcagagttaaggatggactggagaggtgcaagggtgttagcagggaggccgcagaaaaggatgttgcagtagtcaaggcgggagatgatgagggcgtgcacaagcattttagtagactgaaggttgaggaaaggactgattctggagatatttttgagctggaggcgacaggaggtggaaagagcttggatgtgcggtttgaaggacagggcagagtcgaaggttactccaaggcagtggacttccggtacgggggaaagcatgatgtcattgattcgataggtcaggtaaggaagatctgtgggatggaggaaagatgagatcagatttgtccacattgagtttgaggaagcgagaggagaaggatatggctgataggcactctgggattctggacagcagagcggtgacgtctgggccagagaggtagatctgagtgtcatcagcataaaggtggtactggaatccatgggactttgagttgtcccaagccaagtgtatagattgagaagagtaggggtcctagaacagagccttgggggactcccaaCAGAGGGCGGgataaggaggtagtgtgggagtgggaaacgctgaatgtgcggttggaaaggtacgaggcgatccaggatatggcgaggtctttgatgccgtaggaggcagtggtcaactgtgtcgaaagcagaggacaggtctagaaggaggagtacagagtattgtccagtagctttggcggtaagtaggtcgttagtgattttggtcagggcagtctcagttgagtgatgggggcggaaaccagattgtagattgtcgaacaacaagttagatgagaggtgggaggcgagttcagcatggacgtgctgctccaggagtttggaagcgactgggagcagcgatattgggcgatagctggacatagcagttggaacaagggttggctttttaaggataggcgtgattgtggcatgtttgaacgcagaggggaaggtgccagaagttagtgataggttgaagaggtgggttagggatgggataagtgtggcggggaggtgggatgggatggggtcgagcgcacaggtggtgaggtgcgatttggagaggagacaattaagcctcccttcagtgatgttggatagggaggttatggggtttgggcattggtctggtatacaaaggggttgtggtggttgaacaataaagacttgccttgtctggtcgatcttatttttaaagtgtgtggcaaagtcctcagcagagatgagggaggttggagggggcagtggggggcggaggagggagttaaaggttttgaataactgtttggggttgtaggatagggaggatatgagggttgtgaagtaggcctgtttagcagaggtgagtgcagatttaaaagcgagtgttgcgtgtttgaatacagtgaagtcatcttgcgagtttTCTTCcgacgccgctctgcaaccctggacacttgccagagctttttggtggtgttattgtgccaaggttgtcaattgatacgtcgcactctgccatggacgagaggggcaaccgtgtcaatagctgatgtgagtgccattgtagaaagcagtggcagtgtcgtggagtgaggatatggatgccagtggtaggatggagtcagtgtgtgggtgtctagggtgtgcaaggtttctgcgtgggtgtgcatgttgctggacatggatgaccggtgaggaggaaaaggatgagaaggtgagcagatggtggtcgtatagagggagaggggaggtggtgaagttagagagcagagacTGGTGAATACCAGGTCGAGTGTatgcccgtctgtgtgggtggctgtggaggaccgttgagtaagtccaaaggaggtaagggacagaagtttggaggctgactgaagggtatcaatggggatgttgaagtcacccatgatgatggtaggaatgtcagcagagagaaagtggagaattggtcaataaaggcagtggctgggcctggaggtcggtatatgacggccacttggaggttggagggagagtagcacCCCATAGCACCAAATTGGGGGAAGAAGGTGAAATAGAACAACAAATTCATATAGTGTGATACATGGTAAGCGACGCCATCGCCAGGAACACCAGCACATCAAGGTGATATAGAGATGGGGTAATCCCCTTGTATGGTCAGGTAACTTCAACATGATGTATGTAGGTCAATACTAAATATACTCTATATTAAACAAGCTTGCTCAGGTGGCTGTGTGGTGAAAAGGGTTAATGACCTTCCAAATTTAACTGTAAAGGAATATATCCAATTATGCTTTGGTGCATAGTGTTGCATAACTACTTTTGGAGTCGTTGAGTTCTATTCATTATAACCTAACGAGGATGCTGGGTAATAGGTggaagaggagccggaggaggaAGAAGCGGCAGCAGATGAAACGGAACAGGAAGATTCAGAAGACATTGAAGAAGTTGATGCCGAGGAAGATACTGAAAAGCCAGAAATGGAGGATCAGACAGACAAACAGGTAAGTGCTTATGCCCCGGAACATCATACTGCTGAGTGCTCAGATTAATTCATATAATCCTCAATAGAAGCCCTCATACTATAAAAATGCGGTCACACCGAGTATTTTTCAGCAGAACAACAAAACCTTTTGATttggagtttctgctccaaaaaccctGGGGTGGGGTGAGGGGAAGATGAGAGAACATCTTGGCGTGAATTCGCCTTTCAAGAGAAGACTCATCTACCAAAAAAAAAACGCAACTTACCTGCACATCTACTGGCTATCTTCaggcaacttaaagggaacctgtcacccccaaaatggaaggtgagctaagcccaccagcatcaggggcttatcttcagcattctgtaatgctgtagataagcccccgatgtatcctaaaagatgagaaagaggttagaatatactcacccaggggcggtccggtccgatgggtgccgcggtccagggcctcccatcttacgatgacttcctcttcttgtcttcacgctccagcgaaggcatactttatctgtcctgttgagggcagagcaaagtactgtagtgctcaggtgctgggcctctctgacctttcccggcatctttgcactgcagtactttgctctgccctcaacaggacagataaagtacgcctgcgccgcagctgcagcgtgaagaccagaagatgtCATCGTAAGAATATGGGAGGCTCCGGACTGTGACACCCattgtaccgggaccgcccctgggtgagtataatctaacctttctcatctttcaggatacattgggggcttatctacagcattacagaatgctgtagataagcccctgatgctggtgggcttagctcaccttccattttgggggtgacaggttccctttaaggcattttTCCTCTTGTTTAATTGTATGTGTAACTAAACAGCAATTACAAGGAGACAATAAAATGATATCCTCCCTGCAGCTGCTGGCTTCCAGGCATTGAGGCATTGCAGGGGGCTCTTGATATTGGCTCACtacaccataaggctatgtgcacacgttgcggatttgacacaccggattcgcagcagttttccatctggtttacaataCCATGCAAAACTATGGAAAATGAAATCCtcagtgcacatgttgcggaaaatacagcgtggaaacgctgcattgtattttttgcagcttgtcaattctttgtgcggattctgcagcattttacacctgttcctttataggaatccacaggtggtaAAAACGCaagtgaaatcagcacaaaaaaaatatgcggtaaaacgcagtgcgtcttACCTgcggctttttaaaaaaaaaaactgagtggaaaaattacacatctgcaacgtgtgcacatagcctaaatgataGATGTGGTGTTATCGCTCACTCTGCAGTCTGCACTGAAGCACATGTGTCCAGAGTTGGCTGGAAGTGAAGTTGCAGaggaacccttagggtatgtgtctacggtcaggatggccggcggtatcgccggagcggcgaagccccgccccctttctgggacgcgatgatgccggatgtgttaactgtacacatccgggatcatagcTCCCTCGCATAgcaccctgtgatattacttgcggcgccgccgcaggtagcacggacatgctgcgatctgaaaagacgcgcagcatgtccggagtcgcagggaagtcggatgcgtgtttccacgcatagtggacacgggatttcatcaaatcccctccactatgctggaacatctggacgctgcgtgtttgacgctgcagctctgcgcagcgtcaaacaagcagcgtttactgaccgtggacacataccctaaggtttTCTGCTACATAGTAGTAAATGAAGGCATCCGCAATAATGCTTCTATTGAGCACCCCAGGCACAGGTATCTTCTGGACAGAGCAGAGCTTGCGGGTCTCTTGAAACCCAAATCATTTCTAGCCTTGATGTGTGGCTTTTTCCCTGTGACAGACCTCATTAAAAATGTAACTAGAAGACTTATTTAATAACCACGCAAAACAtaaatgtgatttaaaaaaaaaaaattgtaacatttATGCAACTGTACTGTTTGTCTGTTTCAGGAATCCACACATATAAAAGATGAATTCTAAATACCATCTTGAAGATATTTAGGGGGTTGGGGTTTTTTTTGACTGTGTTGGGagggttttttagttttttttttgtacattcctCATGAATGTAAATTTGTACTATTTATGAGTGTACGGTTGTAACATCTTTAAGATGAACACAAGATTCTGGCAATTCCAtttaactcaaagcactgcacggtATACTGTGGATGATGGATGGATGTCTTGGACAACCTGCACTTACCAGATATGGACTGGATATTTAATCATTACTGCTCTCCTGTCACCATGCTGACTGAAGGATTGGACTTTGGCACAAATGTGAAACTTACAGTGTAACTGTTATAAATATTTTTGTGTGTAAATTGTTAGTCTCATTGGAAAAGAAGCCCTAATTTACCAGCCACAGGATGCAGCATCTTGTATGCTCTTTCCAGTTGCCCGTTGTCACAATGTTGCCGTCAATTTCCACAGCAATCTTGCCTTTCCAAAATAAAGTTGTATGTGACTTTGTTCAACTGCTTAGAGGACTGAGTGGTTAATTTAGTTTTTCTGATTACTGTAACGTGTGGTGAACTTTATTTTTCATTTTGCCAAGTGCTGTTTAATGTCATTCGCAGACCATACAAAATCGTCAACTTTAAAAATTAGCTTGTTATATTTGGTCACACATTTAATGACCCCACCCCCTCGCTCATAATGTGATGGCTGAAACTGTTTGTCTTTGGGGAGATGTGTGATGATCCAGGCTGGAGAGCAGTCAATGCTCTGCAATGGCAAGTGGAGTTGTTCTGAAAACAAATGCATGTTTCAGTGCAAGTTTCTAGTGGGAAATGCATcactgcttaaagggccactgtcaccccctccagccgttataaactaaaagagccaccttgtgcagcagtaatgctgcattctaacaaggtggcttttagtttttggttcaagtattcccaaaataaagcgttttgaaacttatccaaaatacctgtctttagccagggaggcgggtcctcactccccatcttgaaccgctactctgccgtcactcaaatcttcaggggctttcggcgccaccccctttACTTCAAAACCGGCGACTgcactgtgtttaagctctggacgtctgacgtcccagccaggcttgcagactgcgcctgtgcgggcattgcggccacccaccttgggaatcccagccccgcagtgtgttatgcattatgcacagtgcagggctagAATTCCTGGGCATGGGCACTGCGtgggtcagcctgtcacccaggtcccccgacttacagcgtctgtatactgtattcagctgatcgtgcctcctcctaGCAATCGCCGGGAAAGAACAAACCTTGGAAACTTTCCTGCTAGCTGGGTAAAGATCACACCCAATTTAGTAACATATCCATACACCTAAAGAACACACCTAGACAAAACACACACCAGTTAGCAAGAAAGTTTCCAAGGTTGGTTCTTTCCTGGCGATGGCtaggaggaggcacgatcagctgaatacagcgtctgtatactgtaagtcgggggacctgggtgacaggctgacacacgcagtgcgcatgcccaggaatcctagccctgcactgtgcataatgcataacacac
Encoded here:
- the HSP90B1 gene encoding endoplasmin produces the protein MKKLWAAGLCFVLLACASVRAEDDVDIDGTVEDDLGKSREGSRTDDEVVSREEEAIQLDGLNAAQIKEIREKSEKFAFQAEVNRMMKLIINSLYKNKEIFLRELISNASDALDKIRLMSLTDENALAANEELTIKIKCDKEKNMLHITDTGIGMTKDELVKNLGTIAKSGTSEFLNKLTEAQEDGQTTSELIGQFGVGFYSAFLVADRVIVTSKHNNDTQHIWESDSNEFFVTDDPRGDTLGRGTTITLVLKEEATDYLELETIKSLVKKYSQFINFPIYVWSSKTETVEEPIDEEEAAKEEKEETDEEAAVEEEDEEKKPKTKKVEKTIWDWELMNDIKPIWQRPSKEVEEDEYKAFYKSFSKESDEPMAHIHFTAEGEVTFKSILFIPASAPRGLFDEYGSKKSDFIKLFVRRVFITDDFHDMMPKYLNFVKGVVDSDDLPLNVSRETLQQHKLLKVIRKKLIRKTLDMIKKIAEDKYNDKFWKEFGTNVKLGVIEDHSNRTRLAKLLRFQSSNHKTELTSLEQYVERMKEKRDKIYFMAGTSRQEVESSPFVERLLKKGYEVVFLIEPVDEYCIQALPEFDGKRFQNVAKEGLKFDESEKAKETREALEKEYEPLLTWMKEKSLKDQIEKAVLSQRLTQSPCALVASQYGWSGNMERIMKAQAYQTGKDISTSYYSSQKKTLEVNPRHPLIKDMLRRVKENEDDQTVGDLAVVLLETATLRSGYQLPDTKAYGDRIERMLRLSLNIDLDAKVEEEPEEEEAAADETEQEDSEDIEEVDAEEDTEKPEMEDQTDKQESTHIKDEF